A region of the Arachis hypogaea cultivar Tifrunner chromosome 15, arahy.Tifrunner.gnm2.J5K5, whole genome shotgun sequence genome:
cataattttatacatatgatgtctataattaataaatttttataattaatattatcaaattttaaactatatatcttattgtattcttcaaattatctcatatgaGCACTAATAGgttatgattttaattattttaatattttatttaatattcatatatatgtttatttattgattttaatataacgaattaataattatttttaaaattttatttttaaattttttttatattttatattttatttttttaatagtctatatctaaaatatgagttgtatagtagaagttgttaaaattttttaatttaacctcTATAATTTTTGCagagaaattatattttaatggATAATAATATGATTGAAGGATGTtaggaatttgatttgaaaaaaactaaaattgattttataaaaaaaaaaattaataattctaaGCACGTAGAAAAAGGGTGGGTGATAAAAATAgtgaatgataaaaaaatatgtcaATTGTTTATCgagagaataaaaatttttatataatatttttatattgtaattaCTTTTTGACTACTTAGTATCACCGTATGCATCACCGTATATgatattatatgtatttatttttatatcttttgtgATTGTGTTGTTACATGTAACACTTTCTCTTTTGTAAAAATACACATTAATCTTTCTTCAGATTTAATTTAAACTATATATGACATTCCATATCTTTATTTTTGTGACATTAACTTCCACTACAAATATGTAGTATCAAAGATGACAaatcaataatattatatgtattaaTTTTGATACATGGTCAAAGTAAAAGAGTCTTACACACGTGTATTCAGTAACATAATCATATTTAACAAAAACAACTACTTCAAATATAATTAGACaactatataaaattttatacattcttcgatattaaaattaaattctttatcgTAAGTATAATTATAAGTAAAGTCACTTGTTGTTCTTCTTAACCTTTCCAACACTAAAAAAAGAACCAAATCCAAATAGATTTAAACTCCCTTTGGAAACATAAGGAGTTGGTACATTCAAAACAGGGCTAATCCTAATACCACCATGGCCATAAATCTTACCTGAAGCTGCAGATTTTTGCACAGGAAAGAGGTAGTTTAAGCTAGAACATGACCAaaaatttgatgatgatgatgatttgttGTTGATTGAGCTCATTCTCTTTTGATTATTCTGCACAGAACCGGTTGAGTTGCTTCTTGACAAAAGAGGCAAAGAACAAATCAAGCTTTTCTTTGTTTCACAATTTAGACTCTTGCTTCTACTGAATCCccagaatgatgatgatgaagaacaatgagagtgcttcttctttttcttgttgttgttcttctcttcatattcttcacAACAACTCAACTCTAAAAGTTCTCTAATAATGGTTTCTTTCTTCAttttatcagcacttgtatgaaaagaagaagatggtCTTGGAGGAAGAAGCTTTGTATGATGTTGAAGGTTGATCATGTGTTTTCTAGCAGCATTGTTTGTGGCGGTTTTTCTCTCTTGAATCTGAATTGGAAGGATCACACCATTTGAGAAGAGTTCATCAGCAGAAGATGATTCAAACTCAAAGATGTTGCTTGTTGTAATGAACTCAAATTCAGAATttgagtcatcatcatcatcatcattgttaaGCAACATTGTTGTTGTGTTCTTGCAAGGAACTTGTTGAGAATTTTGTTTCATAGGTAAAACATGTAGTTGAGCAACATCATCGTTTGACAATGATAAACGTGGAGGACTGTTTTCTGAGCACATAATTGGTAATAACTTAAAAAAAgctaaaaagataagaaaaatcaATGCTTTAAAATAGTTGTTGAACTCGTACGAGtactatataatatattattatacagTATCGATTTAGagcttatggtttagggtttatgcaaaATTTGAAGGAGTTAGGAGAAGATTGTGAGAAAAATTGCgagataaaagaagatttttaATGCTAAATATTATTCTCTGTGTAAAAGAAGCAGAAAAAGATTATTTTGTCCATTATTGTTGGGAGAGTAGGAGCAAAAGAGTGAATAATGTGACTCAAAAGGGAAAAATGTTATCCGTGACAGATTGGAAACTGTGACGAAAAGAAATTATATTATAGAGTAAGGAGCAGTGATGCTTGATTAGAGGAAAGTGAGTGAGGGCAACATCTAACTAATCTTGATTCTTCTCAATTAAAGGAATAATGTTTGGAATTTCGAGTCTTATCTCTGCTTGACTTGCTCTTTTAAGATATTGGACTTTTGGGATTCCAATACTaatcattcataattttttaaggatttggattctctaaattttgaatttcactttagagagtaaagtgtgatctctcactatttatttcataagtgggaccaaaagtaaatatgagagagaaactattcaatggtaaaagatcacactttaccctctaaaataaaaattcaaaatttagaagatccaaatccttTTCTTTTTGATATTGATATCGAGACTCTATTATTAATAATTCCATTAGTCTAATATGATGAATTATGACTACTTTTTAACATAAGTTATTAtattatcaaataataataataataataataataataataataataataataataataataataataataagtcagGTGAAGTGCTATcagatacttttttttttttctagaacCATATTTCGATCATCGTGTCTTTGGAAATTTCTTAAGCACATGtcgacaaaaatatttttcttttactcttgATAATGTCATAATATATGACACTAATTTGGTGGATCAAATTAAACTCCAACTCCTTTTGGTTTACTCACCTTGTAGCTAGGATTACACTCGATGTGTAAGTATAGTTATTAAAACCATCAGATTATTGAATCATTAAAATTATTGTTTTAATTagtaaattacaaattgaatcgATTGATccagtcataattaaataattatataaaatttagtttaatttttttattttcataataaatatttttgttagttttattttgtatttaattaattattatttttaaattttaataacccatcaattagtttatatttattatactgtTAAATGTTCaagtatttataaatttatatttattatattctttaagtatttataaaaaataaaataaaaataataatcataaaaataaaaaatatattatagttaatagaatattttttaaaatttgtaaatataatttaattttatttacctaacacatttaattaaaaaaattatgtaaccAAATTTGACCAGATTGATTTAAACCAATTTAAAACGAGTTTGACTGAATTTTATTAGATTTGACTAAGTTTTACGAAGTTAATCACTTAACcagttcaaagttcaaacaataactcaattcaaattAGTAACTAAGTGACGACTGGATTTTCGATTCAACCGATCGGATCGGTCGGGTTTAATAACTATGTGTGTAAGCAAAGTTTtaagaatattttgtataattattttgttttatatatatatattgaactaATCTACATTCattatcattaatttttatgtaaGAATGTAGAATGAGTTTTACACATAAAGTTGTGTTTAATTTAAGATACAAGAAAACAATTAATACAACTATGGTATCCGATGAGTTCGTTAACCCACGATGAGTTatctcaattttcaattttcatacaaaaataGTGATATCTTTTCTATCAATTATTAATcagttaaaattataataattatatatgttcCAAATGCGAAAGATGAACACACTGACAGTGAAATCTTAATTCTTTCCTTTctctcataatatatatatatatatatatatatatatatatatatatatatatatatatatatatatatatataaggcaatGATACACTAAAAACTATTATCCTTATCTTTGAAAGCAAGGAAAATTATGCGTGTTTTCTTGAATCATGATCAAATTACAGTTCCCAAAAGAGAGAGATGGATCAAATTTATGATAATCAACAAGGTTTAGTGTTGCAAAAATGTTACAATGAGACCActcatcaatcttcagttcaaaTTAATTAGTCTTACCATCAATACAGATTTTAATGATGGTGAGTGATGATTTCCTATACTCTAAAAAGGAAGCCACCACAGTTTTCAAATTATaaagtataggtaaacaatgaaaatattaaataatgtaaacaatagatatatcggatgttcattttactagtgtacggatggttattttaatattaaaatttagagggtTAATTTGGAGgtatagtgtgtttttatttgattggtgattgttcatattgttcaacaaaGTTATTGTCCCCCTAGCATTCCCCATAATTATATTATGCAATCTAAAGTTCAAGATGTcacatttaaaattaatttaggttAGTCAAATAGTTAATTTACTTGTCTATTTAATTAAGTATTTGAGTTTGAATTTCGTCTTATGTGTAATAACCTATTCATCAGTGATAAATCCttaaatataactttaatttgtAATAGATTCATCTTTAACCTGTTAGATACAGAAATATTATGagaattaaacaaattaattgcAACATTTGACACCGAAATACTAGATAGTATGCTCATAAATATTTAAAAGGGGTAAGTTTACGTAACATGATATCCATCTGCTTATACTTGGTCAAATAAATTCATGATATACCAACTCCTTAGCATGCAATACTTGGGAAAAATTTGAAGCCATCCTTCACTGCTTCTATGGCATAATGCCATAATAGGAAAGTGAGGTAAGAAAAGATTAAAATGAAAGGGGACAAGTATAGCATAACAGATTAACAAGCAGCCTTGATGGGCTAACTCTATATAGAGCATGGGCTGTAGGGGCTAAAATTTGAGAATGGGACCCCAAAACATAACAAGTGTTTCTCCTTTTAACAAAAACGTATAATCAATTTTTGTCATCTTGTCATGTGAGCAGTCCTCTCAACATGGAATTGTGAATAAGCCCATAACCTTAATGACAAAACAGTCCTTAACTCCTTATTTTTTTAGATGCTCAAAACCTGACACAACATGGGGGCAATCCGAAGAGTATatcatcattttttctttttcattgatattgtgaaaTATGATctcttattataaatattttttattatatattttttttagtccaACCTAGAGAGTAGTATAtagtaaaatattatatttgataaCATAAGcggaaaaaaattgagaaaatctaTTTCCTTCTCATCCGACTACTTTTCTTTAAGATGCCCTACCAAAAATGCATGTATCTCTCAACCCCAGTGAATTGGCATTACAATTTTGTTGGTGAAGGGAAAAATGTAACCATAACCATATTCAGCACTAGGCTATGGTTTGCTTTAGTGGACCCAAATTGAAGGAAATACAGATAATTGTTGCTAGCATGGAATGCTTCACTTACAAGTGGTGGTTGCCTTGTTAATTTCGTTAAGAAAATAGTTTATTTGTTAGGGGAAAAGGAACTCTCGGAGTCGGAGGAGCATTTTGTTCCATCAATTAATGATAACTACTAGTGAGTAGCAATGTTGGGATTGAGATGTCAAAACGTAAAACTAGCATATGCAATTGAAAACACTTGAAATGTGCATTTAGATTTTATAATGGTCAAATtacatcttttttaatttttaaattcgttGAAGAATTATTTTATCCAAACACACTTTTGTGTAAATACATTAACTTTtcaatgaattaaagaaaaaaacaGCTATTTTTAAAAGGGAGTAGTAGAACATAAGGAGTCTCAGACTCTAATATCCGAACATCAAAATTTAACTCTATAGTGTTAATAACAATTAACAAGTCACAGGAATGTTGAGGATACTTTAAGCAATGATTTTGAAATGTTTAGAATTAATCTATCTTCAGAAATTAAAGTTGAGGATTTGATTAAATCCTGAGTGAAGCATGAAAAGGCATTGATGAATAGTAAAAATCAGCCAAGAATAACAATCAAAAGGGCAAGATTTCTTCTTATACAAACATGGCCAAAACCTGCTTTCATGATGGCCACGGCAATGGCAAACCTTATATTCATAAAGAGGGAAAAAACATGGTATACAAACAATGATGAAAAAGAGTGTTGCTATCACTTATCACCGAAGATCAattacatcaaattttaaatcagGATTCATGTAAACATCTGTACAAGTGTTGTAAATAGGACCACCATCTGGAGGCTGACTGTGTGGATGAAAGCCGCGGTGCTGGCATTGTTTGATGACGTTCATTCCACCAGGGGTTGTCAACCGAAAAATGCCATGTTTTCTGTAGAATGCCATGTATGAGAACTAAATTCAAATACCCATTTTTTGTGTAAGGACCAATACTATATATTTTGAGGAACAACCATGATTAAGAGATTTCCTCCAAAGTTTATGCATGTATTATTATTTCGGTAAATTACAGTAACCTATTCTAAGGTTGGGCAACATCACACATGGGCACACCTTGATATATTGTTATGCAGACACTAATCTCTCCTCTTGTATTTATAAAAAAGGTCAATGTCACATTTTGTAAATTAGAATCGTGACGAGTTTAATATAACTTAAATTCAAAGGATGGTTGGTGTATGCCTTTATGAATAGGAGAGCATCATGTGTAATATCACTTAATCTTAAGGAATGTCAATGTAATTTACcctttattaatttttctaggaAGGATTTTACATTCTTTTCAAGTTTCAACTTATGGCCTCTAATTGTGTTTCCAAAATTTATTAGGGAAGATGCCTCTATAAATCAAGAATTCAAGATACATCTGTAATGTGCCTTACCTTGAACTGTCTCTTGGTGCCATAACTATTGCAACGGCTTCTGGAAGCATAATCTGAAGAGAGAACATACATTTACATAAGCAATGAAAGAAAGTATAAAGGAATCACCTAATAAATAATAACTTAGTTCCGTAGAGTAACAAAGGACCGCAGAAATTTATGCCAAATTATATGGCAGGTCCATAAAAAATTTCAGGAGCATAGAGGCTTGTATGTTCTATATGAAGTATACTCTAAACTTTATGTTCAGTAGATAAAGGTTTATAGCTGAATCTATCATGACAGTTATGAAGAATTTGACATAAAAGTAGAAAACACCATCATAAATACTCTTGGTTTTCTCTCTTCCACCATTTTCTCTAAAAACTAAACAAATTCACCTCCAAAGACAAAGCAAAACAAATCCATAAAAATAATCTTTAATTAAAACTAATGTACTTACCTGATATGAGTAGTGAGTGTGCAGATCAATTGATGACATGAAACAAGATTGTGTAGGATGTGTCTGGAAATCACAAATAGTGTGTCAAAACAACAATTCAAGGCTAGCAGATAAAATACAAGGAATTTAGATTTTGGTTAACTCTattttatgagccaaatgaaAGAGTCAGATATTGAGAAATTACACCCTAAATGAcataatttcttataattttttttcatttaggtaaggaaattaaaaaaaaaaaaaaaatctttctacAGCATGAATCAGTTCCTTACAAAGGAAAGATTTGAAAACTCACATGTATCCACCCAAGGGGGAAAAGAGATCGTTTATCCTGCACTTCAAATATTTCCTCTTCATTTGTAGCCTGACACTGCTCAGAAAGTAGTAAAGTACATAATAATTGTaaggttttaaaaaataatagtcaTACATATgcccaaaaatatttataaggaaAGATTTCTTACAGAATCTGATGTTGACTCCTGCTTTGGGATTATTAGAGCAGTAATataaaattttctgtttttctgcAATCAGATGTATTGCAAAAATCACAATCTCACAATTGAACTATATAGTACTTAAGGCATTAGGAAGCTCAACCACAACAGCAAAATTTTCCTAAACTACCATATTAGAATACCTTGCATCTTATACATCAATCCCTTAACAGAAACATAGCTAAAGTAAATAAGAACATTGTTGCTATTGCAAAAGCACAAGACCATGAAAATAGGAAACCTAGTTTCTTTGAGTCTCGGATAGATTCTGCAATGGATAAATTATCGTTTATATAATAGGTAATATGCAACTCAATTTCAGGGACCTATGCTCCTTTTAGATCTATCTTTGCACACCAATTTAAGTTAACAAATTGTCGACATCACTTACAAGCAAACCAGCAAGGATACCACAAGTCTCCAAATTTTTGTCCGTATTTGACTTGGCAAGCTTCATAAAATTTTCCATCATAGAAGTTGACTGCAAATAGAAGCATTTATTAGGAACAGAGAGAAAAACGtcaaacttttattaacattTAATTTTTCAGAAATTATCAGCACACAGAAAACATTTACTTAATAGAATACATTAAAGATGGATAAAATGTTATTGGCTCTCACAACGTGCAGCTGCAGAGGCGACTCAGCATGAACATAACCACCTGATGATGGAATATCTGCCTTGCATCCTGCCTCGTCAACATGAGGTGACACTGCAGGGACCAAATCCTGTACTTCAGCAAGTACAGGTGGAGGAGAAGGCTGCCTGACAACTTCTATTTGGGCAGGGGGTTTTGTTGCTTCAAAAGAGATCAGAGAAGGAGATTCTTTAACCCCGATTTGAGCAGGGGCTTCAGATTCTTCAAAAGAGATGAGAGAAGGAGGTTCCTCAGAATGCTGGGTATTGCATTCCACGCTCTGGGCAAGATTTGAATCTAAATCTGATCTTTTGTTTTCTGTGATGCTATTGTCTTTTTTATTACGACATCCATCTTCCAAAGAATGTTGTAGGCTGTATACGGGAGAACTTGGTCAGATGGATGTAGTTAACgtatgaaaaaatatataaactaacCCGAGATGCATTATATAGCTGCAAACctgtaattttaaaatatttaaactcTCAAAATCAACAAACCCTCTTAAAGTACCAACAACTTTAAATTGAGTTCCATTATTTTAGAAAGACCAGGATACAACAtacaatttttatttctttttttcacaACAGCAGGAGGCAAAACAATAGAAAAGGTCGGAAAATCATTGCAGAATAAACTTAAAATAGGTAATAACCTTGGTATTTCAACTGGAGATAGATCTGTGATAGATGGATATCTGACCTACATCAAGAGAGAAAAGTCAGGATGATCTTTGAATAGAATTGAATTTACAGATAAAAGCTAGCATACCCCTTTATCACTTGTAGGTAATCTCAAATGCCCATTAAGCCCGTGGGGACCAAGGAAAGAATGTTTAGAGCGAGTTTCCTCCTTTGCAGGCGTAAGATTTAGAGATCTACAAAACAGTAAGAAAAAATGCAACAGACATCTTAGTCAAGCAACAGGTAATCCAACTGGGAGTTTGGGAATTTATTTTGTATATCTGTTTCATTAAGAGGATTGTATTTTAACCAGCTGGTATAACCAAAGAAAGGACACATTGCAACAGTTTAATGCTCACCCGCCTAACTAGGTCAAAGTTTATATTATGAAAATCAATGCAGTAATGTAACACCTCCACTATTATTGGCATCGGACAAAGATACCACCTAGCTTATCAACCTTCAAATGTATAATTTAATCTCATGAATATGATCATTACAGATAAAGTAAAAAGAAGAATGGAAGTTTCACATAACTTAATTCTATGACTGAAATTATGCAATATCATAACCAAAAGGAAACCAATCATAAATTAATGAAGAGTCCAATACTTACCGTCTTTGCAAATGCTGTTGGACAGGCCTGGTATAAGAGAACTGTTGGGTCCTTGATCCTTGGTAACCAAATTCCATGGCAGTTGGTCTGACTGTCTGGTCAAATATACAATATCATAGGGATGCAGAACTTCTTTTCAAGGAGAACATGAAAAATAGAGATTCATTTGCGCAAAAGAAAGTATGTAATTCTAAAGAAAGATTACCACCGGCAAACTACAATCTTCAAAACAAATTCTCCTGCAAATATTACCTTTATTTGGCCATAACTGCCCACAGTTTGCTTTTTCACTGGAGAAAAATCCATTAAATTATTTGAATGAAATTTTCCATGCTCATTTTGTTGGTAAGAATGTCTACTGTTAAGCTCATTGATCTTCTGTTGTACCAGTGGTTTCAACTTCTCCAGTTCATTCATGGAAATTATCAATTTCTACAGAAAGAATTTGAAACTTAGATTACATCAACTATTTTATAATAGATTACCATTTGAAGGAGAGTAGGAGATAAACCTTTTTCAATGATTCTTTTTTGCTTTGTGGAGATGTTCTATAATCTCGGTGTCGTGGTATTGTCTCGGATGCCAAACTAGTACAAAATAAAAACGATCATCAATTCAGTTTGACGACAAAATTTCATATACGACGAAGTCCAGCTACTTTAAACCATTCAGCTTAAGCAATCATAATTTGAGTCCAATAGTCATTTATTACAGGACACTTTTTGTGTTACC
Encoded here:
- the LOC112747220 gene encoding uncharacterized protein, encoding MCSENSPPRLSLSNDDVAQLHVLPMKQNSQQVPCKNTTTMLLNNDDDDDDSNSEFEFITTSNIFEFESSSADELFSNGVILPIQIQERKTATNNAARKHMINLQHHTKLLPPRPSSSFHTSADKMKKETIIRELLELSCCEEYEEKNNNKKKKKHSHCSSSSSFWGFSRSKSLNCETKKSLICSLPLLSRSNSTGSVQNNQKRMSSINNKSSSSSNFWSCSSLNYLFPVQKSAASGKIYGHGGIRISPVLNVPTPYVSKGSLNLFGFGSFFSVGKVKKNNK
- the LOC112751101 gene encoding AMSH-like ubiquitin thioesterase 1 isoform X1; the encoded protein is MRSSSSNTINIAASTQRLDVDNRIGLRLYYRIADNILRQADIFRTERNIIDLYVMLLRFSSLASETIPRHRDYRTSPQSKKESLKKKLIISMNELEKLKPLVQQKINELNSRHSYQQNEHGKFHSNNLMDFSPVKKQTVGSYGQIKTVRPTAMEFGYQGSRTQQFSYTRPVQQHLQRRSLNLTPAKEETRSKHSFLGPHGLNGHLRLPTSDKGVRYPSITDLSPVEIPSLQHSLEDGCRNKKDNSITENKRSDLDSNLAQSVECNTQHSEEPPSLISFEESEAPAQIGVKESPSLISFEATKPPAQIEVVRQPSPPPVLAEVQDLVPAVSPHVDEAGCKADIPSSGGYVHAESPLQLHVVRANNILSIFNSTSMMENFMKLAKSNTDKNLETCGILAGLLKNRKFYITALIIPKQESTSDSCQATNEEEIFEVQDKRSLFPLGWIHTHPTQSCFMSSIDLHTHYSYQIMLPEAVAIVMAPRDSSRKHGIFRLTTPGGMNVIKQCQHRGFHPHSQPPDGGPIYNTCTDVYMNPDLKFDVIDLR
- the LOC112751101 gene encoding AMSH-like ubiquitin thioesterase 1 isoform X2 codes for the protein MRSSSSNTINIAASTQRLDVDNRIGLRLYYRIADNILRQADIFRTERNIIDLYVMLLRFSSLASETIPRHRDYRTSPQSKKESLKKKLIISMNELEKLKPLVQQKINELNSRHSYQQNEHGKFHSNNLMDFSPVKKQTVGSYGQIKTVRPTAMEFGYQGSRTQQFSYTRPVQQHLQRRSLNLTPAKEETRSKHSFLGPHGLNGHLRLPTSDKGVRYPSITDLSPVEIPSLQHSLEDGCRNKKDNSITENKRSDLDSNLAQSVECNTQHSEEPPSLISFEESEAPAQIGVKESPSLISFEATKPPAQIEVVRQPSPPPVLAEVQDLVPAVSPHVDEAGCKADIPSSGGYVHAESPLQLHVSTSMMENFMKLAKSNTDKNLETCGILAGLLKNRKFYITALIIPKQESTSDSCQATNEEEIFEVQDKRSLFPLGWIHTHPTQSCFMSSIDLHTHYSYQIMLPEAVAIVMAPRDSSRKHGIFRLTTPGGMNVIKQCQHRGFHPHSQPPDGGPIYNTCTDVYMNPDLKFDVIDLR